In a genomic window of Infirmifilum sp. NZ:
- a CDS encoding tRNA pseudouridine(54/55) synthase Pus10 → MVIDKARQMLENGYVLCDWCLGRLFGLRGSGISNADRGRAIKTLLFMEAYKSSPREVDVNLLRALAESGYEPARNALASLGLEAPSHSQCYLCGGVSSRYEELAERAYNVAGEYEFSTFLVGVRLPYRLIKKEEELWRRFELRDAESLKNEISREVGKIFSKKTGKQYDPERPDILLIIDLEGDGIEVHPRPVFICGRYRKLVRGLPQNPWPFSDERIKFNTSIEELIAKPTLSLFEAHDAKFHAAGREDIDVRTLGKGRPFVLEVRKPKKRFVDLRKLEEIINSSAQSLIEVHALSYCDKDSVKKLKGLAEVARKVYRAIVTFMEPVTDEDIERINAAFKETVVEQRTPLRVLHRRADRLRRKVVYKVVARKLSEHDVEIIIEAQGGFYIKEFIHGDQGRTNPSIAGLIGKNVERIELDVIDID, encoded by the coding sequence ATGGTAATCGATAAAGCCCGCCAGATGCTGGAGAATGGCTACGTCCTTTGCGACTGGTGCCTAGGTCGGCTTTTCGGGCTTAGGGGCTCCGGCATAAGCAATGCAGACAGAGGCCGTGCAATAAAGACGCTTTTATTCATGGAGGCTTACAAGAGCTCACCCCGCGAAGTAGACGTGAATCTTCTGAGGGCACTTGCTGAAAGCGGGTACGAGCCGGCCCGCAACGCTCTCGCTAGCCTAGGGCTGGAGGCTCCTTCTCATTCGCAGTGTTATTTATGTGGAGGAGTCTCGTCCAGGTACGAAGAACTAGCAGAGCGCGCTTATAATGTAGCCGGCGAGTACGAGTTCTCGACGTTTCTTGTGGGCGTCCGCCTGCCCTACCGGTTGATCAAAAAGGAAGAGGAACTGTGGCGTCGCTTCGAGCTAAGAGACGCCGAGTCCCTGAAAAACGAAATCAGTAGGGAAGTTGGTAAGATTTTCTCCAAAAAAACGGGGAAGCAATACGATCCGGAGAGACCCGACATCCTTCTAATCATAGACCTCGAGGGCGACGGAATTGAAGTACACCCCAGGCCGGTCTTTATATGCGGAAGATATCGGAAGCTTGTGCGAGGGCTCCCCCAGAATCCCTGGCCATTCTCCGATGAAAGGATAAAATTCAACACATCGATAGAAGAGCTGATCGCGAAGCCCACGCTATCGCTATTCGAGGCTCATGACGCTAAGTTTCACGCAGCCGGTCGTGAGGACATCGATGTGAGGACGCTTGGTAAGGGTCGGCCCTTCGTTTTAGAGGTCCGCAAACCTAAAAAACGCTTCGTGGACCTCAGGAAGCTCGAGGAAATCATAAACTCCTCGGCACAATCCCTCATAGAAGTGCATGCTCTGAGCTACTGCGATAAGGACAGTGTCAAGAAGCTAAAAGGCCTCGCGGAGGTTGCCAGAAAAGTCTACAGGGCTATCGTCACCTTTATGGAACCCGTTACGGATGAGGACATTGAGAGAATAAATGCAGCTTTCAAAGAAACGGTGGTTGAGCAGCGTACACCTCTCAGGGTGCTTCATAGGAGAGCGGATAGGCTGAGGAGGAAGGTAGTTTACAAGGTAGTAGCAAGAAAGCTTTCCGAACACGACGTGGAGATAATAATCGAGGCCCAGGGTGGCTTTTACATAAAAGAGTTTATTCACGGTGATCAAGGGAGGACAAACCCGAGCATTGCGGGACTTATAGGCAAAAACGTTGAAAGAATCGAGCTTGACGTAATAGATATTGATTAA
- a CDS encoding DUF655 domain-containing protein, protein MSGRDFRKPLKPPENQVYILDVLPYGDPVRGISHPLVQSIGDEKFLLIELRPEIGVLSSLRPGEKLDLATGVEAKVVHFLRVIRYEDLTGNAKAILKDVVTSIVLSKEKVFVEFFNRAQPLSKKAHELELLKGIGKKTLWKILEERSRKPFDSFAEIEKRVGIKPVELIVNRILEEISEPQTHYLFVNPPYGPARVGDALQRRERYKPF, encoded by the coding sequence GTGTCTGGGCGTGATTTTCGAAAACCCCTCAAACCACCAGAGAATCAAGTCTATATACTGGATGTCTTACCCTATGGGGATCCCGTACGGGGGATCTCCCATCCCTTGGTTCAGAGCATAGGGGATGAAAAGTTTCTGCTCATTGAACTGAGACCGGAAATCGGCGTGCTTTCAAGTTTACGACCTGGTGAGAAGCTGGACCTGGCTACGGGTGTTGAGGCCAAGGTCGTTCACTTCCTTCGAGTAATAAGGTACGAGGATCTCACTGGTAATGCTAAGGCCATACTGAAGGACGTTGTCACAAGTATAGTGCTTAGCAAAGAAAAAGTCTTCGTAGAATTCTTTAACAGAGCTCAGCCGCTCTCGAAGAAAGCCCACGAGTTGGAGCTCTTGAAGGGTATTGGGAAGAAAACTCTCTGGAAGATACTCGAGGAGCGTAGCAGAAAGCCTTTCGACTCCTTTGCGGAAATTGAAAAGAGGGTTGGGATAAAACCCGTTGAACTGATCGTTAACAGGATCCTAGAGGAAATCAGCGAGCCTCAAACACACTATCTCTTTGTGAATCCGCCATATGGTCCCGCTCGTGTCGGTGATGCGCTGCAAAGGCGGGAGCGTTACAAGCCTTTTTAA
- a CDS encoding RNA polymerase Rpb4 family protein: protein MPRVLSEKNLTLAELRELLEKVEQTRELTGLERYTVEYARKFAKIEDPAKSRRVVEELMKTFDLPEDIAVQLVNIKPRDPGEVRLVLSPLNKLFSEEDYRRIIEMVNE from the coding sequence GTGCCGAGAGTGCTCTCTGAGAAGAACTTGACGCTCGCTGAGCTGCGGGAACTGCTTGAGAAGGTTGAGCAGACAAGGGAGCTCACGGGCCTTGAGCGATACACGGTGGAGTACGCCAGGAAATTCGCCAAAATCGAGGATCCCGCTAAATCGCGCCGGGTAGTGGAGGAGCTGATGAAGACCTTCGACCTTCCGGAGGACATTGCAGTGCAGCTAGTGAATATCAAGCCAAGGGATCCGGGTGAGGTTCGTCTAGTGCTTTCCCCGCTTAATAAACTGTTCTCGGAGGAAGATTACAGGCGAATCATTGAGATGGTCAATGAGTAG
- a CDS encoding carboxypeptidase-like regulatory domain-containing protein, with translation MFVRDSMRIVGVMLLLLLALNVALVALADKGSQVFYVKLDYILRTEEGAELDFGSKSVITLSSTATPPGYVLESFSVIFEGKAPPQIVPVKYDKVSESMGRLTSVTSYSGEVVLGSNGFNGTVKARLVTVFRKTTWMPLQDNITVDTSEFKDTGLSVSVRVTIDNYAPYAVKTVIDPFGNDLTQIDVQAAVPAGAFKVDPKHVEIDVSSIGYGKYTIEFSQGEEYKLPNAFLVIEDRFTETTIPAKTFKSYSIRGKAGWNPLGFIVVLYSVAPGPLTNSATVEGNLIDLAFERSEEFEVRGASLLIPPFLMHYWIKAFIVYGTTAKIVNNEGHDIQAMIIPVYYREVGTWTPRGLTATINKKDIADAYAAYLVVQVPPIATITSVTVPSGQKFDDIENYTADWLGTWRTIVLEKNEAAVQVKNGDSVEEGEYFISIAWKPIKMIFKDPKGNPVPGVQVSMSGPLSINAVSGADGSAQLNVYAPGVYSVSAAFKGATLTAFTLGTLMDTEFNIECKVYTMTVHVKNALGGPVAGAVVTVSNGNYSQSLESDASGSAVFTQLPRGTYTVTAQYKRITSTVKVTLDGDQAVDLNTGILLDLPFVGPVTATEVAAVSAATAVTAALFFRPRKEKDTAEIEIG, from the coding sequence ATGTTTGTTCGAGACAGCATGAGAATAGTCGGGGTCATGTTACTGCTACTGCTGGCTCTTAACGTTGCACTTGTAGCACTCGCAGATAAAGGTAGTCAAGTCTTCTACGTCAAGCTTGATTACATACTTAGGACGGAAGAAGGTGCCGAGCTGGATTTCGGGAGCAAAAGCGTTATAACGCTCTCAAGCACCGCCACTCCCCCAGGCTACGTCCTCGAGTCCTTCAGCGTGATTTTCGAGGGGAAGGCGCCTCCACAGATAGTTCCCGTAAAGTACGATAAGGTCAGCGAGAGCATGGGCAGACTGACGTCCGTGACTTCCTACTCCGGAGAAGTAGTCCTCGGCTCCAACGGCTTTAACGGTACGGTGAAGGCTCGGCTCGTCACAGTCTTTAGGAAAACAACGTGGATGCCCTTACAGGACAACATCACCGTGGATACAAGCGAATTCAAAGACACTGGGCTCAGTGTTTCGGTTAGGGTAACTATAGACAACTACGCACCGTATGCAGTTAAGACCGTGATCGACCCCTTCGGGAACGATTTGACCCAAATAGACGTTCAGGCAGCCGTCCCCGCTGGGGCTTTCAAGGTCGATCCGAAGCATGTTGAGATAGATGTCTCTTCGATTGGGTATGGCAAATACACGATCGAGTTTTCGCAGGGTGAGGAGTACAAGCTTCCCAACGCCTTCCTAGTCATAGAGGACCGCTTCACGGAGACCACTATCCCGGCAAAGACATTCAAGAGCTACTCTATAAGGGGCAAGGCCGGGTGGAATCCGCTCGGTTTCATAGTTGTGCTGTACTCCGTTGCCCCTGGTCCTCTCACGAATAGCGCTACCGTTGAGGGAAATCTTATCGACCTCGCCTTCGAGAGAAGCGAGGAGTTCGAGGTTCGGGGCGCCTCACTGCTGATACCGCCGTTCCTGATGCACTACTGGATCAAAGCTTTCATCGTCTACGGAACTACCGCCAAGATAGTCAACAACGAGGGTCATGACATCCAGGCTATGATAATTCCTGTCTACTACCGGGAAGTAGGGACGTGGACACCTAGAGGTCTCACTGCTACCATCAATAAGAAGGATATCGCGGATGCCTACGCAGCTTACCTGGTGGTCCAGGTGCCCCCAATAGCCACGATTACCTCGGTCACAGTCCCCAGCGGTCAGAAGTTCGATGATATCGAAAACTACACAGCAGACTGGCTCGGCACATGGAGGACCATCGTGCTTGAGAAGAACGAGGCTGCCGTCCAGGTGAAGAACGGAGATAGCGTTGAGGAGGGTGAATACTTCATCTCCATAGCTTGGAAACCCATAAAGATGATCTTCAAAGATCCCAAGGGCAACCCTGTGCCGGGCGTCCAGGTCTCCATGTCTGGTCCCTTGAGCATCAACGCTGTGAGCGGGGCTGACGGCTCAGCCCAGCTTAACGTCTACGCTCCAGGAGTGTACTCGGTATCCGCTGCATTCAAGGGCGCGACGCTGACGGCCTTCACTCTGGGAACCCTAATGGACACAGAGTTCAACATCGAGTGCAAAGTCTACACAATGACTGTGCACGTTAAGAATGCCCTGGGGGGTCCTGTCGCGGGAGCTGTAGTCACGGTGAGCAACGGGAACTACTCGCAAAGCCTCGAGAGTGACGCTTCGGGAAGCGCGGTATTCACACAACTCCCAAGGGGTACATACACGGTAACGGCACAGTACAAGAGAATCACAAGCACAGTAAAGGTCACCCTTGACGGAGACCAGGCAGTGGACCTCAACACTGGCATACTGCTTGACCTCCCATTCGTCGGGCCTGTGACCGCAACAGAGGTAGCAGCAGTGTCTGCCGCAACTGCAGTGACGGCCGCGCTCTTCTTCCGACCTAGAAAGGAGAAAGACACGGCAGAGATAGAGATAGGCTGA
- a CDS encoding M48 family metallopeptidase: MSRHWNKCILFFIPLICLDEDFSVADFVTAVKQVGYSVEREGENGFRAEKAAREVFIEYSGGAVEACSESLDAVMEFKNRMLGYFASKCNPVPEVVLLLTDGEQLPISPDVLGKGLLQRLRSWALAVYLFITTLTPLFLMLLGIKSLFEVSLITILVTFTMLLFAPLLSLRVRCLEIPKCCRRVTLLRVVVEEIREEDLLTIAVVKHILTKSADLSVDTAERVLHDVGIDFKRISLKELNLGAILSRLREKYGFKVKLCVTPSGSRNAYTLGFLPSFSKVYVTAGLLLDLNERELEAVLAHELAHLKHKDSLKLFTVASLEYIFRSYLLSVAQLPIGVLLAYLAFFTAVFLKLLHNAELSADVEAARRTSAHDVISALVKLEYPELARSGKYRTLRIVPSIHPPAIYRVTNLLKLRR, from the coding sequence ATGAGCCGGCACTGGAATAAATGCATATTATTCTTTATCCCTCTCATCTGTCTTGATGAGGATTTTTCTGTCGCTGACTTTGTAACAGCTGTCAAGCAGGTAGGCTACAGCGTTGAAAGAGAAGGGGAGAATGGATTTCGCGCCGAGAAAGCTGCTAGAGAGGTTTTCATCGAGTACAGTGGAGGCGCCGTTGAGGCCTGCTCGGAGAGCCTTGACGCCGTGATGGAATTTAAGAACAGAATGCTCGGATACTTCGCCTCGAAGTGTAATCCAGTTCCAGAGGTCGTGCTTTTGCTCACAGACGGGGAACAGCTCCCCATTAGCCCAGATGTGTTGGGCAAGGGATTGCTTCAAAGGCTGAGGAGCTGGGCTCTGGCAGTTTACCTATTCATAACTACACTCACGCCTCTCTTCCTCATGCTTCTAGGAATTAAAAGCCTCTTTGAGGTCAGCCTCATCACCATCCTGGTTACATTCACGATGCTGCTTTTTGCTCCTCTTTTGAGCCTCCGGGTTAGATGCCTTGAAATCCCTAAGTGCTGCCGGCGAGTTACGCTTCTACGCGTGGTAGTCGAAGAGATCAGAGAAGAAGATCTTCTGACAATAGCGGTAGTCAAGCACATTCTCACGAAGAGCGCTGACTTATCCGTCGACACTGCAGAACGCGTGCTCCACGACGTTGGCATAGATTTCAAGAGGATAAGCTTAAAGGAGCTCAACCTGGGGGCAATTCTCTCTCGCCTTCGTGAAAAGTACGGCTTTAAGGTTAAACTCTGCGTCACACCGTCGGGTAGCAGAAACGCTTACACTTTAGGCTTCTTACCCTCCTTTTCGAAAGTCTATGTCACTGCAGGACTGCTTTTGGACTTGAACGAACGCGAGCTTGAAGCGGTGCTCGCCCACGAGCTGGCTCACCTAAAGCATAAAGACTCTCTCAAGCTATTTACAGTAGCGAGTTTAGAGTACATCTTCAGATCGTACTTGCTGTCCGTAGCGCAACTTCCAATTGGAGTATTGCTAGCCTACCTCGCGTTTTTTACGGCTGTTTTCTTAAAGCTTTTACACAACGCTGAGTTATCAGCAGACGTAGAGGCCGCGCGCCGCACATCAGCTCACGATGTTATTAGTGCACTTGTAAAACTCGAATACCCCGAGCTGGCCAGGTCGGGCAAATATAGGACGTTAAGGATAGTGCCGTCTATACACCCCCCAGCCATCTATAGGGTAACCAATCTTCTCAAGCTGAGGCGCTAG
- a CDS encoding transglutaminase-like domain-containing protein — protein sequence MHLRYALLVTLVGALAFSQPILSVKYLLVTSLYVEGQGVVDREVFSRVFLIALSIPGWQNLSSATLYVDSRKTSFTLERDPQGNIYAYPGDLEYSGSINITLVQEVEVASPPFRRIADLPEVVDVVAPSLSETAKSQFWGCNSSLKKFADVVSLAKSLGSSSASGRDFIINAADWIRRNVKYTSDTRGGVKCPAETLSTLEGACGDLHALFTALLRIKGINSYLAYALVYSPQANLTIREGKWFYQLRGAEPHIFSMVESRGESFPVDLTANTENDPRRLVRGSAVNQLDSLIVLAWIKRGDPNDFLAIPAPTGASKISLAFRVARESLSLGDNVLLLLAVLLAVALALRKEKST from the coding sequence ATGCACTTAAGGTACGCTCTGCTAGTAACACTGGTAGGGGCTCTGGCATTTTCCCAGCCTATTCTGAGTGTAAAGTACTTGCTCGTGACGAGCCTGTACGTTGAAGGGCAAGGTGTTGTGGATCGAGAAGTGTTCTCACGCGTCTTCCTTATTGCCCTGTCCATACCTGGATGGCAGAACCTATCGTCAGCTACGCTCTACGTCGACTCAAGGAAAACCAGCTTCACCCTCGAGCGGGACCCTCAGGGAAACATCTACGCGTACCCTGGCGACCTCGAGTACTCAGGAAGCATAAACATAACACTTGTTCAAGAGGTAGAAGTTGCAAGCCCCCCTTTCCGCCGTATAGCGGATCTGCCAGAAGTTGTGGATGTTGTAGCTCCATCGCTAAGCGAGACGGCTAAGTCGCAATTCTGGGGTTGCAACTCCTCATTGAAGAAATTCGCCGATGTAGTAAGCCTCGCCAAGAGCCTGGGCTCCTCTTCTGCTTCTGGCAGAGACTTCATCATAAACGCGGCGGACTGGATTCGCAGAAACGTAAAATATACTTCGGATACACGGGGAGGGGTTAAATGCCCAGCAGAAACTCTGTCGACCTTAGAGGGAGCGTGCGGCGACTTACACGCTCTTTTCACGGCTTTACTGAGGATTAAAGGGATAAACTCTTACCTCGCTTACGCGCTTGTATACTCCCCACAAGCTAACTTAACAATAAGAGAAGGTAAGTGGTTTTATCAATTGAGAGGAGCCGAGCCGCACATTTTCAGCATGGTAGAATCTCGCGGAGAAAGCTTCCCAGTCGACTTAACTGCCAATACAGAGAACGACCCCCGGAGGCTCGTGAGAGGTTCCGCAGTAAATCAGCTTGACTCGCTGATAGTTCTAGCTTGGATTAAGCGGGGGGATCCCAACGACTTCCTCGCGATACCGGCGCCGACGGGAGCAAGCAAGATAAGCTTGGCGTTCAGAGTAGCACGCGAGAGCCTAAGCCTCGGAGATAACGTCTTGCTGCTCCTGGCAGTTTTGTTAGCGGTGGCACTGGCGCTAAGGAAAGAAAAGTCTACTTGA
- the tgtA gene encoding tRNA guanosine(15) transglycosylase TgtA, protein MVWSEVFEIEEIDLMGRKGKLHTRKGVVETPTLAPVINPGKQLVPPKDIVEMGFPLLITNAYIIKRNYGELAKELTVHGILGVDGPVYTDSGAYQLLVYGRVDVDPLEIFTYQVEIGSDIGVILDIPTRRDTPYTQAREEVEETLRRLREASKVDRKGMLLVAPIQGGIHASIVAYSASQASREDADIFAVGGPTQFMEQYEYSEVAKLVMTARLNLPWSAPLHLFGAGHPIIMPLAVAMGVDIFDSASYALYARNDRLLTPRGTLRLEEVDELPCTCPVCSKYTAEELKEMPKQERVRLIAEHNLYVIQLELKRIRQAIHEGRLWELVEEKSRSHPALADAFKTYIKYSEFITKVHPVTRSHVQGIFFYDRTSRYRPEVVRHINRLKYRFRGRSDVLLLFEETPHKPFTRFGLVKEILNDKPELFAQCDIAVLSGAFSIIPIELDGFYPLSQYEASSMVFEEAEGEIREDVVWFILNNEYRGLVLVYHSLPQSFVSKLAARLSGENVITMPVKLKDYYSALRDHVRTSENVEKSVKTVKTLIRSSVEAPSL, encoded by the coding sequence GTGGTCTGGTCTGAGGTCTTCGAGATAGAAGAGATAGACCTGATGGGGCGTAAGGGTAAGCTTCACACGAGGAAAGGTGTAGTGGAGACGCCGACCCTGGCACCCGTGATTAACCCTGGGAAGCAGCTCGTACCGCCTAAGGATATCGTGGAGATGGGGTTCCCACTGCTGATAACAAATGCTTACATAATCAAGAGAAACTATGGTGAGCTAGCCAAGGAGCTTACGGTCCACGGCATACTCGGGGTGGACGGCCCGGTGTACACTGACTCGGGAGCCTACCAGCTACTTGTGTACGGAAGAGTGGACGTAGATCCCTTGGAGATCTTCACATACCAAGTTGAGATAGGCTCCGACATCGGGGTCATTCTCGACATACCTACTAGGCGCGACACGCCCTACACTCAGGCCCGCGAGGAGGTCGAGGAGACTCTTAGGAGGCTCCGGGAGGCCTCAAAGGTCGACCGAAAGGGTATGCTTCTCGTCGCCCCGATACAGGGTGGTATTCACGCCAGCATCGTCGCGTACTCGGCGTCTCAGGCTTCACGAGAAGACGCGGACATTTTTGCCGTTGGAGGCCCCACGCAGTTCATGGAGCAATACGAGTACTCAGAGGTTGCTAAGCTTGTCATGACTGCTAGGCTCAACTTGCCTTGGAGCGCCCCGCTTCACTTATTCGGGGCAGGACACCCTATCATTATGCCGCTTGCCGTGGCCATGGGTGTTGACATCTTTGACTCAGCGTCCTACGCGCTGTACGCGCGAAACGATAGGCTCCTCACCCCAAGAGGCACGCTCAGGCTAGAGGAAGTCGATGAGCTCCCCTGCACGTGCCCTGTGTGCTCCAAATACACCGCAGAGGAGCTAAAAGAGATGCCGAAACAGGAACGTGTAAGGTTGATTGCAGAGCATAACCTCTACGTCATCCAGCTTGAACTGAAGAGAATAAGGCAAGCTATCCATGAGGGCAGGCTCTGGGAGCTCGTAGAAGAGAAGTCTCGGAGCCACCCGGCCCTTGCTGATGCCTTCAAGACGTACATCAAGTATAGCGAGTTTATAACTAAAGTTCACCCCGTTACACGCTCCCATGTGCAGGGCATATTCTTCTACGACAGAACCAGCAGGTACAGACCTGAGGTAGTGCGTCACATCAACAGGTTAAAGTACAGATTTAGAGGTAGAAGCGATGTACTTCTTCTATTCGAGGAAACACCTCACAAACCCTTCACGAGGTTCGGGCTCGTAAAGGAGATTCTAAACGATAAGCCGGAGCTATTCGCACAATGCGACATTGCCGTGCTCTCCGGCGCGTTCTCGATAATCCCGATCGAACTCGATGGTTTTTACCCGTTGTCTCAGTACGAAGCCAGTAGCATGGTGTTCGAGGAAGCTGAGGGAGAGATTAGAGAGGATGTGGTTTGGTTCATTCTGAACAACGAGTATCGGGGGCTCGTCCTAGTCTACCACTCCTTGCCGCAGAGCTTCGTGTCGAAGCTCGCTGCGAGACTATCTGGGGAGAATGTGATAACGATGCCTGTCAAGTTAAAGGACTACTATTCCGCACTTAGGGACCATGTGAGAACCTCTGAGAATGTGGAGAAGTCCGTAAAAACTGTGAAAACCCTTATACGTAGTAGTGTGGAGGCTCCCTCTCTTTAG
- a CDS encoding proteasome assembly chaperone family protein yields the protein MRITTRGRVQIVLNREFKASRLITGFHGIGHVGWIAVKHLVEKAGAVRVGHVISPYMQPFVSVKNGIRTPYELYVAGETLYFLPNVPLSDKDVSLVTRTLSEEVIENGVTEAVLFGGLDNRFKQDDSIRLAPTTAFYEARKELFLGQKYRLMEEGLGVVGPLAIILSIFESRELPAVAILPYAAPDRPDPRAAAEALRAYSELFNSAVSVEELIREGELVERELEELENKIKQMAKEREPPHYYV from the coding sequence ATGAGAATAACTACTCGCGGAAGAGTCCAGATAGTCCTCAACAGAGAGTTCAAAGCGTCTAGGCTCATAACGGGCTTCCATGGCATAGGGCATGTTGGCTGGATAGCGGTAAAGCACCTTGTGGAGAAGGCTGGAGCCGTAAGAGTAGGGCACGTTATCTCGCCTTATATGCAGCCGTTCGTCTCGGTGAAAAACGGTATAAGAACCCCGTACGAGCTCTATGTCGCTGGGGAAACCCTGTACTTTCTCCCGAATGTACCACTAAGTGACAAGGACGTTAGTTTGGTTACGCGAACGCTGTCTGAGGAGGTCATCGAGAACGGTGTCACCGAAGCTGTACTTTTCGGAGGCCTCGATAACAGGTTCAAGCAAGACGACAGCATAAGGCTCGCACCTACCACAGCGTTCTATGAGGCTCGAAAGGAACTGTTCCTCGGGCAAAAGTACAGGTTGATGGAAGAGGGCCTAGGCGTAGTAGGACCACTCGCGATAATTCTATCCATATTTGAGTCCCGCGAGCTACCTGCTGTCGCTATTCTCCCCTATGCCGCCCCGGATAGACCTGACCCAAGGGCTGCGGCTGAGGCGTTAAGAGCCTACAGCGAGCTCTTCAACAGCGCAGTGAGTGTCGAGGAACTTATAAGGGAGGGTGAGCTCGTGGAGCGAGAGCTGGAAGAGCTGGAGAATAAGATTAAGCAGATGGCTAAAGAGAGGGAGCCTCCACACTACTACGTATAA
- a CDS encoding 30S ribosomal protein S8e — protein MGVYHGNDLRKISGGLKGKHVKVKRKYLSGRYPLNPTVSEVTEVKIVRARGGNCKLKVKTVSVANVYIPSQKKTARVKVLKVIDNPSNRNLARRGVITRGAIIQTELGKAIVTSRPGQDGVVNAVLVEGS, from the coding sequence ATGGGGGTATACCACGGCAACGATCTCAGAAAGATAAGTGGAGGACTTAAGGGTAAGCACGTGAAGGTAAAAAGAAAATACCTGAGCGGCCGCTATCCCCTAAATCCAACCGTCAGTGAAGTAACGGAAGTCAAGATTGTGCGCGCGAGGGGCGGTAACTGCAAATTAAAGGTTAAAACGGTGAGTGTCGCCAACGTCTACATCCCTAGCCAAAAGAAGACTGCTAGGGTTAAAGTCCTTAAAGTAATAGACAACCCGTCCAACAGGAACCTCGCCAGGAGAGGTGTAATAACGCGGGGAGCAATCATTCAGACAGAGTTGGGTAAAGCTATAGTCACGTCACGCCCGGGCCAGGACGGTGTAGTAAACGCCGTTCTCGTTGAAGGCTCATGA
- a CDS encoding signal recognition particle subunit SRP19/SEC65 family protein, whose amino-acid sequence MRKKEGKIIWAAYFDSALPRDKGRRVPKSLSVEKPRLEEIARAAERAGFSVVSIDQDAKFPAFWFESGGRVIVKTSERKSVVIKKIAEKLKELRGEIKKR is encoded by the coding sequence ATGAGGAAAAAAGAGGGAAAAATTATCTGGGCGGCCTACTTCGACTCAGCGTTGCCCCGTGACAAGGGTCGGCGCGTACCCAAGAGCCTTTCCGTGGAGAAGCCCCGTTTGGAGGAGATCGCTCGGGCTGCTGAAAGAGCCGGCTTCAGCGTAGTCTCGATCGACCAAGACGCGAAATTCCCAGCTTTTTGGTTTGAGAGCGGAGGTAGGGTGATCGTAAAAACATCCGAAAGGAAAAGTGTCGTCATTAAGAAAATCGCTGAAAAACTAAAGGAACTTAGGGGAGAGATTAAGAAGAGATAA